A genomic region of Camelus ferus isolate YT-003-E chromosome 11, BCGSAC_Cfer_1.0, whole genome shotgun sequence contains the following coding sequences:
- the HIF1AN gene encoding hypoxia-inducible factor 1-alpha inhibitor: MAATAAEAAASGSGEPREEAEAPGPAWDESQLRSYSFPTRPIPRLSQSDPRAEELIENEEPVVLTDTNLVYPALKWDLDYLQENIGNGDFSVYSASTHKFLYYDEKKMANFQNFKPRSNREEMKFHEFVEKLQDIQQRGGEERLYLQQTLNDTVGRKIVMDFLGFNWNWINKQQGKRGWGQLTSNLLLIGMEGNVTPAHYDEQQNFFAQIKGYKRCILFPPDQFECLYPYPVHHPCDRQSQVDFDNPDYERFPNFQNVVGYETVVGPGDVLYIPMYWWHHIESLLNGGITITVNFWYKGAPTPKRIEYPLKAHQKVAIMRNIEKMLGEALGNPQEVGPLLNTMIKGRYN, translated from the exons ATGGCGGCGACGGCGGCGGAGGCCGCGGCCTCGGGCTCCGGGGAACCCCGGGAGGAGGCTGAAGCTCCCGGCCCCGCCTGGGACGAGTCCCAGCTGCGTAGTTATAGCTTCCCGACTCGGCCCATCCCGCGTCTGAGTCAGAGCGACCCGCGGGCGGAGGAGCTTATCGAGAATGAG GAGCCTGTGGTGCTGACGGACACAAATCTTGTGTATCCTGCCCTGAAGTGGGACCTTGACTATCTACAAGAGAATATTGGCAACGGAGACTTCTCTGTGTACAGTGCCAGCACCCACAAGTTCTTGTACTATGATGAGAAGAAGATGGCTAATTTCCAGAACTTTAAGCCGAGGTCCAacagggaagaaatgaaatttcATGAGTTTGTTGAGAAACTGCAGGATATACAGCAGCGAGGAGGTGAAGAGAG GTTGTATCTACAGCAAACACTCAATGACACTGTGGGCAGGAAGATTGTCATGGACTTCCTGGGTTTTAACTGGAACTGGATTAATAAGCAACAGGGAAAGCGTGGCTGGGGGCAGCTGACCTCCAACCTGCTGCTCATCGGCATGGAAG GAAATGTGACACCTGCTCACTATGATGAGCAACAGAACTTCTTTGCTCAGATAAAAGGCTACAAGCGATGCATTTTGTTCCCTCCGGATCAGTTTGAGTGCCTCTACCCATATCCTGTTCATCACCCATGTGACAGACAGAGCCAG GTGGACTTTGACAATCCTGACTACGAGAGGTTTCCCAATTTCCAGAACGTGGTTGGTTACGAAACAGTGGTTGGCCCTGGTGATGTTCTTTACATCCCAATGTATTG GTGGCATCACATAGAGTCCTTACTAAATGGGGGGATTACCATCACTGTGAACTTCTGGTATAAG GGGGCTCCCACCCCTAAGAGAATTGAATATCCTCTCAAAGCCCATCAGAAAGTGGCCATAATGAGAAACATTGAGAAGATGCTTGGAGAGGCCTTGGGGAACCCACAAGAG GTGGGGCCCTTGTTGAACACAATGATCAAGGGCCGATACAACTAG